A stretch of the Desulfobotulus mexicanus genome encodes the following:
- a CDS encoding alpha/beta hydrolase, with product MQETSQNQTAGQKQGEALRFTSGSFSLSGFLHLPDAKNPPIIIGSHGLLSDADSAKQVDLANKMLACGVGFFRFHHRGSGDSEGSLAETSLETRVEDMVAAWEMLSMRKDLGRPFGLFGSSMGGATCIGAWSAIRPAATFLVAPLIKGRVLTQQAPADMAAILEESGLKESFFTENLNFDLTERIPAMRNVFVVHGTEDKVVPVEEGHMVYELAAEPKRFIAFEGGDHRISHPGHQKILLKRAFDFFEEKLTLKARTCGM from the coding sequence ATGCAAGAAACATCTCAAAACCAGACAGCAGGCCAAAAACAGGGCGAAGCCCTTCGCTTTACTTCCGGCAGTTTTTCCCTTTCCGGCTTTCTTCACCTGCCCGATGCCAAAAACCCGCCCATTATCATCGGCTCCCACGGCCTTTTAAGTGATGCGGACTCTGCCAAACAGGTGGACCTTGCAAATAAAATGCTTGCCTGCGGAGTGGGTTTCTTCCGTTTTCACCACAGAGGTTCCGGAGATTCCGAAGGCAGCCTTGCGGAAACCAGCCTTGAAACCCGCGTGGAAGACATGGTGGCAGCCTGGGAAATGCTATCTATGCGCAAAGACCTTGGAAGACCCTTCGGACTTTTTGGCAGCAGCATGGGCGGTGCCACATGCATAGGGGCATGGTCCGCCATAAGGCCTGCAGCCACCTTCCTTGTGGCCCCCCTGATCAAGGGCCGGGTACTGACCCAGCAGGCTCCAGCTGACATGGCAGCCATTCTGGAAGAAAGCGGACTCAAGGAATCTTTTTTTACCGAGAATCTGAATTTTGACCTGACGGAACGCATACCTGCCATGCGCAATGTCTTTGTGGTTCATGGCACCGAAGACAAGGTGGTACCCGTGGAAGAAGGCCATATGGTATATGAACTGGCGGCAGAACCCAAACGCTTTATTGCCTTTGAAGGGGGCGACCACCGCATCAGTCATCCGGGCCATCAGAAAATTCTTCTGAAGAGAGCCTTTGATTTTTTTGAGGAAAAACTGACCCTCAAGGCTAGAACCTGCGGTATGTGA